One genomic window of Oscillospiraceae bacterium includes the following:
- a CDS encoding alanine:cation symporter family protein, whose translation MGNFFNWLTEFNNDVNSFVWGKGLYLLLLTGVLMTVLTGVFQITKIRHWMSETLGSLFKKDVSGHVKGKSISQFQALCTALAATIGVGNIAGVAAAIVAGGPGAVFWMWIAAFLGMMTNYSENVLGIYFRRKNADGEWSGGAMYYLEEGLGSKKGFKYIGKILAILFSIFCILASFGIGAMGQINKIVVNMVSAFDIPSLSSQVVYEGVSVYHIVIGIVLLIIAALIIIGGLKRIASFAEKVVPVMVVLFVTGSLIIIAINFANIGSAFNAIFKYAFTVPAALGGVGGIVIKDIVTQGCKRGVFSNEAGLGSSVMVHSNSNVVEPVRQGLWGIFEVFADTMIVCTMTALVVLTSGAIDLNTGALIWEGATDATLVAKAFSGVFGIWGERFIAVAILLFAFTTVLGWDHYGTKAWEYLFGTKSTLLYKVIHLVTIMCGALLTSSLAWDISDTFNGLMMVPNLIGVIALSGLVVRITNNYVYRNLKGKDIKPMLSIHPDIQEEQEKKL comes from the coding sequence ATGGGTAATTTTTTTAATTGGTTAACAGAATTTAACAATGATGTTAACTCATTCGTATGGGGGAAGGGATTGTATCTTCTTCTTTTAACAGGAGTACTTATGACTGTTTTAACAGGAGTATTCCAGATTACTAAAATCCGTCACTGGATGAGCGAAACACTTGGAAGTCTTTTTAAAAAAGATGTTTCAGGTCACGTAAAAGGAAAATCTATATCTCAGTTTCAGGCACTTTGTACTGCACTTGCAGCAACTATCGGTGTAGGTAATATTGCAGGGGTTGCTGCTGCTATTGTTGCAGGTGGTCCCGGAGCAGTATTCTGGATGTGGATTGCGGCATTTTTGGGAATGATGACTAACTATTCAGAAAATGTTCTTGGTATTTATTTTAGAAGAAAGAATGCTGATGGCGAATGGTCAGGCGGAGCAATGTATTATCTTGAAGAAGGTCTTGGCTCTAAAAAAGGATTTAAGTACATAGGTAAAATTCTTGCCATTTTATTTTCAATCTTTTGTATTTTAGCATCTTTTGGTATAGGTGCGATGGGGCAGATTAATAAAATTGTTGTTAATATGGTATCAGCATTTGATATTCCATCTCTTTCATCACAGGTTGTTTACGAAGGTGTATCAGTATATCATATAGTTATTGGTATTGTTTTACTTATTATTGCAGCTCTTATAATTATCGGTGGTCTTAAAAGAATTGCATCATTTGCAGAAAAAGTTGTACCTGTAATGGTTGTTCTTTTTGTAACAGGCAGTTTGATTATTATTGCAATAAACTTTGCAAATATAGGTTCGGCTTTTAATGCAATATTTAAGTATGCCTTTACTGTTCCTGCTGCACTTGGTGGTGTCGGTGGTATAGTTATTAAAGATATAGTTACTCAGGGATGTAAAAGAGGCGTTTTCTCTAATGAAGCAGGTCTTGGCTCATCTGTTATGGTTCACTCGAATTCCAATGTAGTTGAACCTGTTAGACAAGGTCTTTGGGGAATTTTTGAAGTTTTTGCAGATACTATGATTGTGTGTACAATGACTGCTCTTGTTGTTTTAACAAGCGGTGCTATCGATCTTAATACAGGCGCTTTAATTTGGGAAGGAGCAACAGATGCAACTTTAGTTGCAAAAGCATTCTCAGGTGTATTTGGAATATGGGGCGAAAGATTTATCGCTGTTGCTATTTTGCTTTTTGCCTTTACAACTGTTTTAGGATGGGATCACTATGGTACAAAAGCATGGGAATACTTATTCGGCACAAAATCAACTCTTCTTTATAAAGTTATCCACCTTGTAACAATTATGTGCGGAGCACTTTTAACATCTTCACTTGCATGGGATATTTCAGATACCTTTAATGGTCTTATGATGGTTCCTAACCTTATAGGTGTTATTGCTCTTTCAGGATTGGTTGTAAGAATAACAAATAACTACGTTTACAGAAATCTTAAAGGAAAAGATATTAAACCTATGCTTTCAATTCATCCTGATATTCAGGAAGAACAGGAAAAGAAACTATAA